In a single window of the Micromonospora inositola genome:
- a CDS encoding ATP-dependent endonuclease: protein MDLRTSLHRAAGLQARTVVLVEGGSDRRALEAVARRGGRSLDGVAVVPMGGITNIGHFLDLFGPRGLGRSLAGLYDVAEEGYVRRGLERAGLGPALSREQLAALGFQVCVADLEDELIRALGVAAVEQVVEAAGDLPSFRRFQRQPAQRERPLAAQLHRFIGTRSGRKAQYADLLSDALPPARVPPALDRLLAHL, encoded by the coding sequence GTGGATCTGCGGACCAGCCTGCACCGGGCGGCCGGTCTGCAGGCGCGCACGGTGGTGCTGGTCGAGGGCGGCAGCGACCGTCGCGCGCTGGAGGCGGTGGCGCGGCGAGGTGGACGATCCCTGGACGGGGTGGCGGTCGTGCCGATGGGCGGGATCACGAACATCGGGCACTTCCTCGACCTGTTCGGCCCGCGCGGCCTTGGCCGCAGCCTCGCCGGCCTCTATGACGTCGCCGAGGAGGGGTACGTCCGGCGTGGCCTGGAGCGGGCCGGACTCGGCCCGGCGCTGTCCCGCGAGCAGCTGGCCGCCCTCGGCTTCCAGGTGTGCGTGGCGGACCTGGAGGACGAGCTGATCCGCGCGCTCGGTGTGGCGGCGGTCGAGCAGGTCGTCGAGGCGGCCGGGGACCTGCCGTCGTTCCGCCGCTTCCAACGCCAACCCGCCCAGCGGGAGCGCCCACTCGCAGCCCAGCTCCACCGGTTCATCGGCACCCGGTCCGGACGGAAGGCGCAGTACGCGGACCTGCTCTCCGACGCGCTCCCTCCCGCCCGCGTGCCGCCGGCGCTCGACCGGCTCCTGGCGCACCTGTGA
- the tatA gene encoding Sec-independent protein translocase subunit TatA, whose translation MGALRPWHIAVLVVVLILLFGAKRLPDAARSLGRSLRIIKAETKSLQDDDRDLAEKADAQAGYQPLPPYAGQQQPQQQYAQPQQPQYAPQPQQPVAPPVDPVQRVREN comes from the coding sequence ATGGGTGCCCTCCGACCGTGGCACATCGCCGTACTCGTGGTCGTGCTGATCCTGCTCTTCGGCGCGAAGCGGCTCCCCGACGCGGCCCGCTCGCTGGGCCGCTCGCTGCGGATCATCAAGGCCGAGACCAAGAGCCTGCAGGATGACGACCGTGACCTGGCCGAGAAGGCGGACGCGCAGGCCGGCTACCAGCCGCTCCCGCCGTACGCCGGTCAGCAGCAGCCGCAGCAGCAGTACGCCCAGCCGCAGCAGCCGCAGTACGCCCCGCAGCCGCAGCAGCCGGTCGCCCCGCCGGTTGACCCGGTGCAGCGCGTCCGCGAGAACTGA
- the tatC gene encoding twin-arginine translocase subunit TatC: protein MAFALKKRGPSTFERAADGSMTLMEHVRELRNRLFRASLAIVVGFGFGLWLSGPVLHLLQKPYCDLPKSRLPDGTCNFVQLGPADLFLLQMKVALWVGLIVAAPIWLYQLWAFIAPGLHRHERRYAYFFTALAAPLFAGGAVLAYFVTSKGLEFLLNVSGGGDIHTTLDITRYISFVTNLILLFGVAFEFPLIVLMLNFVGLASAKRLFGWWRVAIFVFFAFSAVVTPTPDPFGMTALAICLSALYFGAVAVAFFNDKRRGRGREIYADLSDDEVSPLDLTPEPVEAGQRVDSVAPIGRPEPVAAPAPIERRYDDMT from the coding sequence GTGGCCTTCGCGCTGAAGAAGCGCGGCCCGAGCACCTTCGAGCGGGCCGCCGACGGCTCGATGACGCTCATGGAGCACGTCCGTGAGCTGCGCAACCGCCTGTTCCGCGCCTCGCTGGCGATCGTGGTCGGCTTCGGCTTCGGCCTCTGGCTCTCCGGTCCGGTGCTGCACCTGCTGCAGAAGCCGTACTGCGACCTGCCGAAGTCGAGGCTCCCCGACGGCACGTGCAACTTCGTCCAACTCGGGCCGGCCGACCTGTTCCTGCTGCAGATGAAGGTGGCCCTCTGGGTCGGGTTGATCGTCGCGGCGCCGATCTGGCTGTACCAGCTCTGGGCGTTCATCGCGCCGGGCCTGCACCGGCACGAGCGGCGGTACGCGTACTTCTTCACCGCCCTGGCGGCGCCGCTGTTCGCCGGCGGCGCGGTGCTGGCCTACTTCGTCACCTCCAAGGGGCTCGAGTTCCTGCTCAACGTCTCCGGCGGCGGCGACATCCACACGACGCTGGATATCACCCGGTACATCTCGTTCGTCACGAACCTGATCCTGCTGTTCGGGGTGGCGTTCGAGTTCCCGCTGATCGTGCTGATGCTCAACTTCGTCGGCCTGGCGAGCGCGAAGCGGCTGTTCGGCTGGTGGCGGGTGGCCATCTTCGTCTTCTTCGCCTTCTCCGCGGTGGTCACGCCGACGCCCGATCCGTTCGGCATGACCGCGTTGGCGATCTGCCTCTCCGCGCTCTACTTCGGCGCGGTCGCGGTGGCGTTCTTCAACGACAAGCGGCGTGGCCGGGGTCGGGAGATCTACGCGGACCTCAGCGACGACGAGGTGTCGCCGCTGGACCTGACGCCCGAGCCGGTCGAGGCGGGGCAGCGGGTCGACTCGGTCGCCCCGATCGGCCGTCCGGAGCCGGTCGCCGCGCCCGCGCCGATCGAGCGCCGCTACGACGACATGACCTGA
- a CDS encoding helix-turn-helix transcriptional regulator encodes MSRTRTERLVNLVICLLSTRRFLTAAQIAATVPGYEHDPDDAKDHEAFQRKFERDKAELRELGVPLETGTASVFDAEPGYRIAHREYALPDIPLEPDEAAAVGIAARLWQHAGLAAAASSGLAKLRAAGVDVDPQATLGMEPMVTVDPAFAPLTAAARDRREVNFDYRVPDRDASSRRRLQPWGVVCWRGRWYVVGHDLDRDATRCFRLSRVVGAVRVTGQPGAYEPPAGVDLISHVARWSGPVERTGRANVLVVPGRAAGLRRWAVESTTGPDGDRLVLPYADPDSLAGQLVGYGADVRVLDPPEVREAVIQRLKEIAARHDELAVAGGAR; translated from the coding sequence GTGTCGCGGACCCGCACCGAACGCCTGGTCAACCTGGTGATCTGCCTGCTGTCCACGCGACGGTTCCTGACCGCCGCGCAGATCGCCGCGACCGTGCCCGGTTACGAGCACGATCCGGACGACGCCAAGGACCACGAGGCGTTCCAGCGCAAGTTCGAACGGGACAAGGCGGAGCTGCGCGAGCTGGGTGTCCCGCTGGAGACCGGCACGGCGAGCGTCTTCGACGCCGAGCCGGGCTACCGGATCGCCCACCGCGAGTACGCGCTGCCCGACATCCCGCTGGAGCCGGACGAGGCCGCCGCCGTGGGCATCGCGGCCCGGCTGTGGCAGCACGCCGGCCTGGCCGCGGCCGCCTCCTCCGGGCTGGCCAAGCTGCGCGCCGCCGGGGTGGACGTGGACCCGCAGGCCACCCTGGGCATGGAGCCGATGGTCACGGTCGACCCGGCGTTCGCGCCGCTGACCGCCGCCGCCCGGGACCGGCGGGAGGTCAACTTCGACTATCGGGTGCCGGACCGGGACGCGTCGAGCCGCCGTCGGTTGCAGCCGTGGGGCGTGGTCTGCTGGCGCGGTCGGTGGTACGTGGTCGGCCACGACCTGGACCGGGACGCCACCCGCTGCTTCCGCCTCTCCCGGGTGGTCGGCGCGGTCCGGGTGACCGGCCAGCCGGGGGCGTACGAGCCGCCCGCCGGGGTGGACCTGATCAGTCACGTCGCCCGCTGGTCGGGGCCGGTGGAGCGGACCGGGCGGGCCAACGTGCTGGTCGTCCCGGGCCGGGCCGCCGGGTTGCGCCGCTGGGCGGTGGAGAGCACCACCGGGCCGGACGGCGACCGGCTGGTCCTGCCGTACGCCGATCCGGATTCCCTGGCCGGCCAGCTCGTCGGGTACGGCGCGGACGTGCGGGTGCTGGACCCGCCGGAGGTGCGCGAGGCGGTCATCCAGCGGCTGAAGGAGATCGCCGCCCGGCACGACGAGCTGGCGGTGGCCGGGGGTGCCCGGTGA
- the rfbB gene encoding dTDP-glucose 4,6-dehydratase encodes MRILVTGGAGFIGSAYVRRLLGGAEPAVDVDAVTVLDAFTYAGTEGSLNPVRADPRVRVVRGDIRDAPLVDATVAGHHVVVHFAAESHVDRSVTDAAAFVTTNVVGTQTLLDAALRHGVRRFVQVSTDEVYGSVTTGSSTERAPLDPSSPYSASKAGADLLALAYHRTHGLDVVVTRGANTYGPYQYPEKIAPLFVTNLLDGHDAPLYGDGGNVREWLHVDDHCHGIALAQTRGRAGGVHHLGGSAELTNRELTGRLLAACGAGWERVRPVADRKGHDRRYSLDSTTSNRELGWSPTVDLDRGLAATVDWYRQNRAWWEPLKPHR; translated from the coding sequence GTGAGGATCCTCGTCACCGGCGGCGCCGGCTTCATCGGATCGGCGTACGTACGGCGGCTGCTGGGCGGCGCCGAGCCGGCCGTGGACGTCGACGCGGTAACCGTGCTCGACGCGTTCACCTACGCCGGCACCGAGGGCAGCCTCAACCCCGTCCGCGCCGATCCCCGGGTGCGGGTCGTCCGCGGCGACATCCGCGACGCGCCGCTGGTCGACGCCACCGTCGCCGGCCACCACGTCGTCGTCCACTTCGCCGCCGAGTCCCACGTGGACCGGTCCGTCACCGACGCCGCGGCCTTCGTCACCACCAACGTCGTGGGCACCCAGACCCTGCTCGACGCCGCGCTGCGGCACGGCGTACGCCGCTTCGTGCAGGTCTCCACCGACGAGGTCTACGGCTCCGTGACCACCGGGTCGTCGACCGAGCGGGCGCCGCTGGACCCGAGCTCGCCGTACTCGGCCTCCAAGGCCGGCGCCGACCTGCTCGCCCTCGCCTACCACCGCACCCACGGCCTGGACGTCGTCGTCACCCGGGGCGCCAACACCTACGGCCCATACCAGTACCCCGAGAAGATCGCGCCGCTCTTCGTCACCAACCTGCTCGACGGGCACGACGCGCCGCTCTACGGCGACGGTGGCAACGTCCGGGAGTGGCTGCACGTCGACGACCACTGCCACGGCATCGCACTGGCCCAGACCCGGGGGCGCGCCGGTGGCGTCCACCACCTCGGCGGCTCGGCCGAGCTGACCAACCGGGAGCTCACCGGACGACTACTGGCCGCCTGCGGCGCCGGCTGGGAGCGGGTGCGGCCGGTCGCCGACCGCAAGGGCCACGACCGGCGCTACTCGCTGGACAGCACCACCAGCAACCGCGAGCTGGGCTGGTCCCCCACCGTCGACCTGGACCGGGGCCTGGCCGCCACCGTCGACTGGTACCGGCAGAACCGGGCCTGGTGGGAGCCGCTCAAGCCGCACCGCTGA
- the pafA gene encoding Pup--protein ligase, with the protein MERRIFGLETEYGVTCTYRGQRRLSPDEVARYLFRRVVSWGRSSNVFLRNGARLYLDVGSHPEYATPECDSVTDLVAHDRAGERILEGLLVDAEKRLHDEGIAGEIYLFKNNTDSAGNSYGCHENYLVSRHGEFGRLADVLIPFLVTRQLICGAGKVLQTPRGAVYCLSQRAEHIWEGVSSATTRSRPIINTRDEPHADAERYRRLHVIVGDSNMNEVTTLLKVGTADIVLRMIEAGVVMRDLSLENPIRAIREVSHDITGRRKVRLASGKEVSALDIQQEYLAKATEFVERRGGDQTAKRVVELWGRVLRAVETGDLDPVAREIDWVTKLRLIERYQRKHDLPLSHPRVAQMDLAYHDLRRGRGLYGLLERRGEVDRVATDPEIFEAKETPPQTTRARLRGEFIRHAQEKRRDFTVDWVHLKLNDQAQRTVLCKDPFRAYDERVERLIASM; encoded by the coding sequence ATGGAGCGGCGAATCTTCGGCCTCGAGACCGAGTACGGCGTCACCTGCACCTACCGCGGGCAGCGCCGGTTGTCCCCCGACGAGGTCGCGCGGTACCTGTTCCGGCGGGTGGTGTCGTGGGGCCGGTCGAGCAACGTGTTCCTGCGCAACGGGGCCCGCCTCTACCTGGACGTGGGCTCGCACCCGGAGTACGCGACGCCGGAGTGCGATTCGGTCACCGATCTGGTCGCCCACGACCGGGCCGGTGAGCGGATCCTGGAGGGGCTGCTCGTCGACGCGGAGAAGCGGCTGCACGACGAGGGCATCGCGGGTGAGATCTACCTGTTCAAGAACAACACCGACTCGGCCGGCAACTCGTACGGCTGCCACGAGAACTACCTGGTCTCCCGGCACGGCGAGTTCGGCCGGCTCGCCGACGTGCTGATCCCGTTCCTGGTCACCCGGCAGTTGATCTGCGGGGCGGGGAAGGTGCTGCAGACCCCGCGCGGCGCGGTCTACTGCCTGTCGCAGCGGGCCGAGCACATCTGGGAGGGCGTCTCCTCGGCGACCACCCGGAGCCGGCCGATCATCAACACCCGGGACGAGCCGCACGCCGACGCGGAGCGGTACCGGCGGCTGCACGTGATCGTGGGCGACTCGAACATGAACGAGGTGACCACGCTGCTGAAGGTGGGCACCGCCGACATCGTGCTGCGGATGATCGAGGCCGGGGTGGTGATGCGGGACCTGTCGCTGGAGAACCCGATCCGGGCGATCCGCGAGGTGTCGCACGACATCACCGGCCGGCGCAAGGTGCGGCTGGCCTCCGGCAAGGAGGTCAGCGCGCTGGACATCCAGCAGGAATACCTGGCCAAGGCGACCGAGTTCGTGGAGCGGCGCGGCGGTGACCAGACCGCGAAGCGGGTGGTGGAGCTCTGGGGCCGGGTGCTGCGGGCGGTGGAGACCGGCGACCTGGACCCGGTGGCCCGGGAGATCGACTGGGTGACCAAGCTGCGGCTGATCGAGCGGTACCAGCGCAAGCACGACCTGCCGCTGTCGCACCCGCGGGTGGCGCAGATGGACCTGGCGTACCACGACCTGCGGCGCGGTCGCGGCCTGTACGGGCTGCTGGAGCGGCGCGGCGAGGTGGACCGGGTGGCCACCGACCCGGAGATCTTCGAGGCGAAGGAGACCCCGCCGCAGACCACCCGGGCCCGGCTGCGCGGCGAGTTCATCCGGCACGCGCAGGAGAAGCGGCGGGACTTCACCGTCGACTGGGTGCACCTGAAGCTCAACGACCAGGCGCAGCGGACCGTGCTCTGCAAGGACCCGTTCCGGGCGTACGACGAGCGGGTGGAGCGGCTGATCGCCAGCATGTGA
- a CDS encoding DUF3866 family protein: MVRWRSGTVTAVRRRWAGAIELDVDLPDGAAMRALAYPALVGDPEPGDRVLLNAGALLMGLGTGGYALVVALPDRLPPDPPQALDTRDAGHLVKARYTPLQPILLGVDEEASPHHELLAAAESLDGMPVVSADLHSALPAILAGVHADAPDARVAYLLTDGGALPAWFSRTLAGLADRLVGTVSVGQAFGGDLEASTLHSGLLAARHVLRADVAVVAQGPGNLGTGTRWGFSGVAVGEAVNAVATLGGRPVGSLRISDADPRPRHRGVSHHSLTAYGRVALAPADLVVPDSLAPPLAAQVDAALAPLAARHRIVRVPTDGLDTALRATPVALSTMGRGLDADHAYFLAAAAAGRHAARLTR; encoded by the coding sequence ATGGTGCGATGGCGGTCCGGAACGGTCACGGCGGTGCGGCGGCGGTGGGCCGGCGCCATCGAACTCGACGTCGACCTGCCCGACGGCGCCGCGATGCGCGCCCTGGCCTACCCGGCGCTGGTCGGCGACCCGGAGCCCGGTGACCGGGTGCTGCTGAACGCCGGCGCCCTGCTGATGGGCCTCGGCACCGGCGGGTACGCCCTGGTCGTCGCGCTGCCCGACCGGCTGCCGCCGGACCCGCCGCAGGCCCTCGACACCCGCGACGCCGGCCACCTGGTGAAGGCCCGCTACACCCCGCTGCAACCCATCCTGCTCGGCGTGGACGAGGAGGCCTCCCCGCACCACGAACTGCTCGCCGCCGCGGAGAGCCTGGACGGGATGCCGGTGGTCAGCGCCGACCTGCACTCCGCCCTGCCGGCGATCCTCGCCGGGGTCCACGCCGACGCCCCGGACGCCCGGGTGGCGTACCTGCTCACCGACGGCGGGGCGCTGCCCGCCTGGTTCTCCCGCACCCTCGCCGGGCTCGCCGACCGCCTCGTCGGCACGGTCAGCGTCGGCCAGGCCTTCGGCGGCGACCTGGAGGCCAGCACCCTGCACAGCGGGCTGCTCGCCGCCCGGCACGTGCTCCGCGCCGACGTCGCCGTCGTCGCCCAGGGACCCGGCAACCTGGGCACCGGCACCCGCTGGGGCTTCTCCGGGGTCGCCGTCGGCGAGGCGGTGAACGCCGTCGCCACCCTCGGCGGCCGCCCGGTCGGCTCGCTGCGGATCTCCGACGCCGACCCCCGCCCCCGGCACCGCGGCGTCTCCCACCACAGCCTCACCGCGTACGGCCGGGTCGCGCTCGCCCCGGCGGACCTGGTCGTGCCCGACAGCCTGGCGCCGCCGCTGGCCGCGCAGGTGGACGCGGCCCTCGCCCCCCTCGCGGCGCGGCACCGGATCGTCCGGGTGCCCACCGATGGCCTCGACACCGCGCTGCGCGCCACGCCGGTGGCGCTGTCCACCATGGGACGCGGCCTGGACGCCGACCACGCCTACTTCCTGGCCGCCGCGGCGGCCGGGCGGCACGCCGCCCGGCTCACCCGCTGA
- the prcA gene encoding proteasome subunit alpha yields the protein MAMQFYASPEQIMRDRSELARKGIARGRSALVLSYEGGVLFVAENLSSTLHKVSEIYDRIGFAAVGRYNEFENLRRAGVRMADLNGLSYDRRDVNGLALANAYAQTLGAIFTEQSKPFEVEICVAEVGATPEDDALYRLTYDGSVNDEPGRMAMGGQAESISGVLKSQHRPDMSLSEAVRVAVQALSSVGGEGGASRTIAANQLEVAVLDRRRVGRSFRRITGAALTALLDGDADAESAPAPGRAKTPTVPTEEANKPTTSAGSADLEGQQTETDQPEA from the coding sequence GTGGCCATGCAGTTCTACGCCTCGCCCGAGCAGATCATGCGCGACCGCTCCGAGCTCGCCCGCAAGGGCATCGCCCGGGGTCGCAGCGCGCTGGTCCTGAGTTACGAGGGCGGGGTGCTCTTCGTCGCGGAGAACCTCTCCAGCACCCTGCACAAGGTCAGCGAGATCTATGACCGGATCGGCTTCGCCGCGGTGGGCCGGTACAACGAGTTCGAGAACCTGCGCCGCGCCGGCGTGCGGATGGCGGACCTGAACGGCCTGAGCTACGACCGGCGGGACGTCAACGGCCTGGCCCTGGCGAACGCGTACGCGCAGACCCTCGGTGCGATCTTCACCGAGCAGTCGAAGCCGTTCGAGGTGGAGATCTGCGTGGCCGAGGTGGGCGCGACTCCGGAGGACGACGCGCTCTACCGGCTGACCTATGACGGCTCGGTCAACGACGAGCCGGGCCGGATGGCGATGGGCGGCCAGGCCGAGTCGATCTCCGGGGTGCTCAAGTCGCAGCACCGGCCGGACATGTCGCTCAGCGAGGCGGTCCGGGTGGCCGTGCAGGCGCTGAGCAGCGTCGGCGGGGAGGGCGGGGCGTCGCGGACGATCGCCGCCAACCAGCTGGAGGTGGCGGTCCTGGACCGGCGCCGGGTGGGGCGGAGTTTCCGTCGGATCACCGGGGCGGCGCTGACCGCGCTGCTGGACGGCGACGCCGACGCGGAGAGCGCGCCCGCTCCCGGGCGGGCGAAGACGCCGACGGTGCCGACGGAGGAGGCGAACAAGCCGACCACCTCGGCGGGCTCGGCCGACCTGGAGGGCCAGCAGACCGAGACCGACCAGCCGGAGGCGTAG
- a CDS encoding carboxymuconolactone decarboxylase family protein, which produces MAHIDLGLDEARHPGIQGLLRFRPETAGPLNALAETLLRAPHPTLTPGERELIAAYVSGLNDCGFCRASHSATAAAQLPAGMSLVEQVRADVAAAPVGEKLRALLRIAAAVQRGGREVTGELVDAARAAGATDLELHDTVLIAAAFCMYNRYVDGLAAFTPEDPRAYEMGARHLVAHGYAAG; this is translated from the coding sequence ATCGCACACATCGATCTCGGCCTCGACGAGGCACGACACCCGGGCATCCAGGGCCTGCTGCGGTTCCGCCCGGAGACCGCCGGGCCGCTCAACGCCCTGGCGGAGACGCTGCTGCGGGCGCCGCACCCGACGCTGACGCCGGGGGAGCGGGAGCTGATCGCCGCGTACGTGTCCGGCCTGAACGACTGCGGGTTCTGCCGCGCGTCCCACTCGGCGACCGCGGCGGCACAGCTGCCGGCGGGGATGTCCCTCGTCGAGCAGGTGCGCGCCGACGTGGCGGCCGCGCCGGTCGGGGAGAAGCTGCGGGCGCTGCTGCGGATCGCCGCCGCCGTCCAGCGCGGCGGCCGGGAGGTGACCGGCGAGCTGGTCGACGCCGCCCGGGCCGCGGGCGCCACCGACCTGGAGCTGCACGACACGGTGCTGATCGCGGCGGCGTTCTGCATGTACAACCGCTACGTCGACGGGCTGGCCGCGTTCACGCCGGAGGATCCGCGGGCGTACGAGATGGGGGCCCGGCACCTCGTGGCGCACGGCTACGCGGCGGGCTGA
- a CDS encoding helix-turn-helix transcriptional regulator, whose translation MTRPAARAGRASADRLARLLNLVPYLLARPGIEIAEAAGDLGVTERQLREDLELLWVCGLPGYGPGDLIDMAFDGDRVTITYDAGIDRPLRLTPDEALALVVALRMLAETPGVANREAVERALAKIENAAGDLVGAPVEVRLPGETRRVQELRAAVERRRALRITYYTAARDESTERIIDPLRMLMVDGRAYVEAWCRRAEAVRLFRADRIDAVTELDEPAVVPPQARPHDLSDGVFRPSPDLPLITLRIGRGERWITEYYPCERVAADGEHWLVSLRVTDLGWARRFVLGLGPDVTVVAPVELAEQVRAQAVAALDGYATPPRPADPAGVTVTQ comes from the coding sequence GTGACCCGGCCGGCGGCCCGTGCTGGCCGGGCCTCGGCGGACCGGCTGGCCCGGCTGCTCAACCTGGTGCCCTACCTGCTGGCCCGGCCCGGCATCGAGATCGCCGAGGCGGCCGGTGACCTGGGGGTGACCGAGCGGCAGCTGCGGGAGGACCTGGAGCTGCTCTGGGTGTGCGGGCTGCCCGGTTACGGCCCGGGTGACCTGATCGACATGGCGTTCGACGGTGACCGGGTGACCATCACCTACGACGCGGGGATCGACCGGCCGCTGCGGCTCACCCCGGACGAGGCTCTCGCCCTGGTGGTGGCGCTGCGGATGCTCGCGGAGACCCCGGGCGTGGCCAACCGGGAGGCCGTCGAGCGGGCCCTCGCCAAGATCGAGAACGCGGCCGGCGACCTCGTGGGCGCGCCGGTGGAGGTCCGGCTGCCCGGCGAGACCCGGCGGGTGCAGGAGCTGCGCGCGGCGGTGGAGCGCCGCCGGGCGCTGCGGATCACCTACTACACCGCCGCCCGGGACGAGAGCACCGAGCGGATCATCGATCCGTTGCGGATGCTGATGGTGGACGGCCGGGCGTACGTGGAGGCGTGGTGCCGCCGCGCCGAGGCGGTCCGGCTGTTCCGGGCCGACCGGATCGACGCGGTCACCGAGCTGGACGAGCCGGCGGTGGTGCCGCCGCAGGCCCGCCCGCACGACCTGTCCGACGGGGTGTTCCGCCCCTCGCCGGACCTGCCGCTGATCACCCTGCGGATCGGGCGGGGCGAGCGGTGGATCACCGAGTACTACCCGTGCGAGCGGGTGGCCGCCGACGGCGAGCACTGGCTGGTGTCGCTGCGGGTCACCGACCTGGGCTGGGCCCGCCGCTTCGTGCTCGGGCTGGGCCCGGACGTCACGGTGGTCGCCCCGGTGGAACTGGCCGAACAGGTCCGCGCCCAGGCGGTCGCCGCGCTCGACGGATACGCGACGCCGCCGCGGCCCGCCGATCCGGCGGGGGTCACCGTCACCCAGTAG
- a CDS encoding cation diffusion facilitator family transporter codes for MSEAEVKTESVGTVVVAGTANLAIAVAKLVAGLISGSAAMLSEAAHSVADTTTEVLLYLALRRGARPADTRHPFGYGKESYVWAFLAALFTFVVGAGFAITHGVTTILVHEHTGAYLASYIVLALSFAIESVSLARAVRQVRRESRRWRASPRRYLRLTADTTVKAVFLEDSAALIGLLIAGVGLGLSHLTGDELYDGVASILIGVLLLAVATILARSNISLLVGRAVSERVHRQIERELAGLPTVDRVDTLMTMLLGPEDILVAAKVDFHDDATGADIEAAADEAERRLTERFPEIGYVFLDPTRSMPGAGGRRARQTQDEDDRPPDREAGPGRQS; via the coding sequence ATGTCGGAAGCGGAAGTCAAGACCGAGAGCGTCGGCACGGTCGTCGTCGCCGGCACGGCGAACCTCGCCATCGCCGTAGCCAAGCTGGTCGCCGGGCTGATCTCCGGCTCGGCCGCGATGCTCTCCGAGGCCGCCCACTCCGTCGCCGACACCACCACCGAGGTGCTGCTCTACCTGGCGCTGCGCCGGGGCGCACGGCCCGCCGACACCCGCCACCCCTTCGGGTACGGCAAGGAGAGCTACGTCTGGGCCTTCCTCGCCGCGCTGTTCACGTTCGTCGTCGGCGCCGGCTTCGCCATCACCCACGGCGTGACCACGATCCTCGTGCACGAGCACACCGGCGCCTACCTGGCCTCGTACATCGTGCTGGCGCTCTCCTTCGCGATCGAGTCGGTCTCCCTGGCCCGGGCGGTCAGGCAGGTCCGCCGGGAGTCCCGCCGCTGGCGGGCCAGCCCGCGCCGCTACCTCCGCCTGACCGCCGACACCACCGTCAAGGCGGTGTTCCTGGAGGACAGCGCCGCGCTGATCGGCCTGCTGATCGCCGGCGTCGGCCTCGGGCTCTCCCACCTCACCGGCGACGAGCTCTACGACGGCGTCGCCTCGATCCTCATCGGCGTGCTGCTGCTGGCGGTCGCCACCATCCTGGCCCGGAGCAACATCTCGCTGCTGGTGGGCCGCGCCGTCTCGGAACGGGTGCACCGGCAGATCGAACGCGAGCTGGCCGGCCTGCCGACGGTGGACCGGGTCGACACGCTGATGACCATGCTGCTCGGCCCGGAGGACATCCTGGTCGCCGCCAAGGTCGACTTCCACGACGACGCCACCGGCGCCGACATCGAGGCCGCCGCGGACGAGGCCGAGCGCCGGCTCACCGAGCGCTTCCCGGAGATCGGGTACGTCTTCCTCGACCCGACCCGGTCGATGCCGGGCGCCGGGGGCCGCCGCGCCCGCCAGACCCAGGACGAGGACGACCGTCCGCCGGACCGGGAGGCCGGCCCCGGCCGCCAGTCCTGA
- a CDS encoding ABC transporter substrate-binding protein: MRLVSLLPSATEIVYALGLAEDLVGVTFECELPAADRAGRTVVVGGRDTRGMSPGEIDAYVKGQLAAGADLYTLHAGALAGLDPDLILTQDLCRVCALPAGRVADAVDHLGCQADVLSLDPYTLEEVFGSILAVGAAARVPDRAEALVDGLRARLAGVTAAVADRPRRRVAVVEWVDPPFGAGHWIPDQVRAAGGEPVASHPGASSTSTTWDALRAAAPEVVLVAPCGFHLDGAANQASAVAPHFPDAEVWAVDADGLIVRAGPRLVDGVEAIAAILHPEAVPTPPAGSIRRVA, translated from the coding sequence ATGCGTCTGGTCTCCCTGCTGCCGTCCGCCACCGAGATCGTCTACGCCCTGGGCCTCGCGGAGGACCTGGTAGGGGTGACCTTCGAGTGCGAGCTGCCGGCGGCCGACCGGGCCGGCAGGACCGTCGTCGTGGGCGGCCGGGACACCCGGGGCATGAGCCCCGGCGAGATCGACGCGTACGTCAAGGGGCAGCTCGCCGCGGGCGCCGACCTCTACACCCTGCACGCGGGCGCGCTGGCCGGGCTGGACCCCGACCTGATCCTCACCCAGGACCTGTGCCGGGTCTGCGCCCTGCCCGCCGGGCGGGTGGCCGACGCCGTCGACCACCTCGGCTGCCAGGCCGACGTGCTGTCGCTGGACCCGTACACCCTGGAGGAGGTGTTCGGCTCCATCCTGGCGGTGGGGGCGGCGGCCCGCGTACCAGATCGGGCCGAGGCCCTGGTGGACGGCCTCCGGGCGCGACTTGCGGGGGTCACCGCGGCGGTGGCCGACCGGCCGCGGCGCCGGGTCGCGGTCGTGGAGTGGGTGGACCCGCCGTTCGGCGCCGGTCACTGGATCCCAGACCAGGTCCGGGCCGCCGGCGGCGAACCGGTGGCCAGCCACCCCGGCGCCAGCTCGACGTCCACCACCTGGGACGCGCTGCGAGCCGCAGCGCCGGAGGTCGTGCTGGTCGCCCCGTGCGGCTTCCACCTCGACGGGGCGGCCAACCAGGCCTCGGCGGTGGCCCCGCACTTCCCGGACGCGGAGGTCTGGGCCGTCGACGCGGACGGGCTGATCGTGCGGGCCGGGCCCCGGCTGGTCGACGGGGTCGAGGCGATCGCGGCGATCCTGCACCCGGAGGCCGTCCCGACCCCGCCGGCGGGAAGCATCCGCCGGGTGGCCTGA